A genomic segment from Oryctolagus cuniculus chromosome 16 unlocalized genomic scaffold, mOryCun1.1 SUPER_16_unloc_1, whole genome shotgun sequence encodes:
- the LOC138847803 gene encoding vomeronasal type-2 receptor 116-like, producing MAAKWEIVVHETDHMLHSFHGGFSFSHHKGEIPGLNHFVKTVDPSHYPEDFFLSQLWLHAFHCLPLCGTIGVCPPNASFEFFPGLIDMLTISDSSYFIYNAVYAVAHALHKMLSEQIEKGSPGDATQPRIFPWQLHPLLKKIQFTNSAGEDVSFHEMRHRVAHYDIHNIVKFPAGFRLLIKIGEFSSESAHDQGLVLNEEMIEWPIAFKKTPQSLCSQRCGPGFRKMPQEGRAVCCYICVICPERDISNHTDAEQCIPCADHEYPNMERNRCLPKLVTFLAFEDALGMALACVALCFSVLTAAVLWVFVKHRDTPIVKANNRTLSYILLITLLLCFLCSLLFLGRPNTATCLLQQITFGLVFTVAVSTVLAKTITVILAFKVTKPGRTIRQLLVSGASNFIIPICSLIQVALCVIWLGISPPFIELDAHSEPDHIILVCNKGSVTAFYCVLGYLGSLALASFTVAFLARNLPDTFNEAKFLTFSMLVFCSVWVTFLPVYHSTKGKVMVAVEIFSILASSAGLLGCIFLPKYYIILIKPDKNSLKALKNQCSSRGS from the exons atGGCTGCAAAGTGGGAGATTGTTGTGCATGAGACAGACCACATGCTGCACTCTTTtcatggaggcttctcattttcacaccacaagggggaaatccctggcctcaaccactttgtcaagacagtggacccttcccactacccagaagatttcttcctcagtcAACTATGGCTTCATGCTTTTCACTGCTTACCACTTTGTGGAACAATTGGAGTCTGCCCACCAAATGCTTCCTTTGAGTTTTTCCCAGGACTCATTGACATGCtgaccatatctgactccagctatttcatctacaatgctgtgtatgcagtggcccatgccctccataagaTGCTTTCAGAGCAAATAGAAAAGGGATCTCCAGGAGATGCAACTCAACCAAGGATTTTTCCATGGCAG cttcatccactCCTGAAGAAAATCCAATTTaccaacagtgctggggaggatgtttcCTTCCATGAAATGAGACACCGTGTGGCACACTACGATATCCACAACATTGTGAAGTTTCCTGCTGGATTTCGTTTGCTGATTAAAATCGGGGAGTTCTCCTCTGAGAGTGCACATGACCAAGGCTTGGTCCTCAAtgaagagatgatagaatggcctatAGCATTCAAGAAG ACTCCTCAGTCTTTATGTAGCCAGAGGTGTggtccaggattcaggaaaatgccacaggAAGGAAGAGCTGTCTGCTGCTATATTTGTGTTATTTGTCCAGAGAGAGACATTTCCAATCATACAG ACGCAGAGCAGTGCATCCCGTGTGCAgatcacgagtacccaaacatggagagaaaccgctgcctccccaagctggtgacattcttagcctttgaggatgccctggggatggctctggcctgtgtggctctgtgcttctctgtcctcacagctgcagtcctctgggtctttgtgaagcaccgagacactcccatcgtcaaggccaataacaggaccctcagctacatcctgctcatcaccctcctcctgtgcttcctctgctccttactcttccttggccgtcccaacacagccacctgtCTCCTCCAGCAAATAACATTTGGTCTTGTGTTCACAGTGGCAGTTTCCACCgtgctggccaagaccatcactgtgattctgGCCTTCAAAGTTACAAAACCTGGAAGAACTATCAGGCAATTGCTGGTATCAGGAGCTTCTAACTTcatcattcccatctgctccttgaTCCAAGTGGCTCTCTGTGTCATCTGGTTGGGaatttctcctccctttattgagtTAGATGCACATTCTGAGCCtgaccacatcatcctggtgtgcaacaagggctcagtcactgccttctactgtgtcttGGGTtacctgggctccttggccttggccagctttactgtggctttcctagccaggaacctGCCTGAcacgttcaatgaagccaagttcctgaccttcagcatgctggtgttctgcagtgtctgggtgaccttcctgcctgtctaccacagcaccaaggggaaggtcatggtggctgtggagatcttctccatcttggcctccagtgcagggctcctgggctgcatcttcctCCCCAAGTACTATATTATTCTCATAAAACctgataaaaattctttgaaagcttTAAAGAACCAATGCAGTTCTAGGGGATCCTGA